In a single window of the Thunnus albacares chromosome 1, fThuAlb1.1, whole genome shotgun sequence genome:
- the tssc4 gene encoding protein TSSC4 yields MVLDLAHRLNLRVKMCSQENSELSKILKADDDVDDLSASDESEPEEQPCGAPFDPELDVDDDDGEVGAAVPAAGQKTFSLKGGSSSFSSRSHSIFDCLDSVAKLASSSLGQDNVIDGVFARPLPPAPSRKTSQPPPSSSTPAKKRGVPDYLVNPDRWTHYSLEDVAETSDRGNSRVAHQYLASLQQKKEEPQPDSQGDSFCSTQQKIIFSKPSHLAKKPADESSAVRGQEKGMRLSHLEEEEDEYAVGKEKKKTVGRRTDECKEESVRGKDEVKQTRAAIGQPEAEEKEKKRVQKERGVDEEEEVEEKKEQANPSFASFRKMNQKNYRKSSRQED; encoded by the coding sequence TTCTTGATTTAGCTCACCGTCTGAATCTTCGTGTTAAAATGTGCAGTCAGGAAAATAGCGAGCTCAGCAAGATTTTAAAGGCTGATGATGATGTCGATGACCTCTCAGCAAGTGATGAATCTGAGCCTGAAGAACAACCCTGCGGTGCACCCTTTGACCCGGAACTGGACGTGGACGACGATGACGGGGAGGTTGGGGctgctgttccagctgctggacaAAAAACCTTCAGTCTGAAAGGAGGGAGCTCGAGTTTCTCAAGCCGCAGCCACAGCATCTTTGACTGCCTGGACAGTGTTGCCAAGCTGGCCTCCTCATCATTAGGCCAGGACAACGTTATAGACGGAGTGTTTGCTCGGCCTCTGCCTCCAGCCCCCAGCCGCAAGACGAGCCAGCCTCCGCCTAGCAGCTCCACACCAGCAAAGAAGAGAGGAGTACCAGACTACCTGGTGAACCCGGATCGCTGGACCCACTACAGCCTGGAGGATGTGGCTGAGACCAGTGACCGAGGCAACAGCAGGGTGGCCCACCAGTACCTGGCCAGCCTgcaacagaagaaagaagagcCACAGCCCGACAGCCAGGGTGATTCCTTCTGTAGCACCCAGCAGAAGATCATCTTCTCCAAGCCCAGCCATCTGGCCAAGAAGCCTGCTGATGAGTCATCAGCTGTTAGAGGCCAGGAGAAAGGGATGCGCCTCAGTCacctggaggaagaggaagatgagtaCGCAGTggggaaggagaaaaagaagactGTAGGACGGAGAACAGATGAGTGCAAAGAGGAAAGTGTAAGAGGGAAGGATGAGGTTAAACAGACCAGGGCAGCCATCGGTCAACCAGAGGctgaggaaaaggaaaagaaacgTGTTCAAAAAGAAAGAGGTGtggacgaggaggaggaagtggaagagaagaaagaacaGGCCAACCCCAGCTTTGCCTCCTTTAGAAAGATGAACCAGAAGAACTACAGGAAGAGCTCACGGCAAGAGGACTGA